Proteins found in one Apostichopus japonicus isolate 1M-3 chromosome 16, ASM3797524v1, whole genome shotgun sequence genomic segment:
- the LOC139982926 gene encoding uncharacterized protein isoform X2, whose protein sequence is MAILDTGLHLAFTIILALSSATSAEGTECALTQYIEIGTVGLIPCSCNGSSFALISWYNVNEAKNILLLDHGEKSGDGYKSGEFDIYPNGSLLINNVTASHESVFQISTAISISGIIFTNLICVHTTVKPAITIPVIEECSNSYGTTCVKSTADSVEVNCFVRDSRPAVKLSWKIRTHDGDHIIPSNYRNFTTDNVIYTSHVSASFSFGESSVLSLLVCRANSVPLNLVEEENVVLIEKEMDYTSLATPISIYLNIHSPMSLSCTDLGLHLVVWKWLPEQDAFETLYVSIFQKSNHTKISNKEYKLEDEGSLSLQNTLVEHEGLYACVYDNGVRGGIVLYDVLVMVDPTPVFPVIDGCNHQQYCVLEKQPQDVLTCSVLGIRPRVVLEWRAVREETAIDFTQHQFKETQMGDLYDISLTVNFDFTQTTQNKVTVECRAVGENAELFSLSTKIDLLFPNVLPTEQRSYTSTITIIAVLVVTMIIFIVIAVVIVCRIRARKIKMKRIKPGDTESEGIPMMKNTNDYSEKAESFIEHLKAKYEIFYKSVQPIPYIKDRMYCVDKVFVEGGIEYMTGISEGKAQWDKLSSYQELVKEKCLKTKRQIVEGDPGYGKSTLTLQLLYDWCNSLYKSPLRGKDVIIYLRLRQLGGVKSLFSAIRQFILPMDSDIKEEDIKEILNQMNSVLVILDGFDEYPDRESTETYIYHILKKNMFQRFNIILTTRPSCVPKDFAPYSDHVRLTGFGEEARRKYVEKAVVGTNGKAVDRIMRKLEENPVLGDLCQVPLFFVMFAHMTYEDELILTFNSVTSFFRYMISCFHSHLKNKMKDQNVTNFELLEHDHKVLHNIAFEALSGKDQKLVWKREQLRNQLGHELYDQYLCIGIFVEEEVFNIVDTPNTQNRIQYNTEVHFYHKTFCEWYAAHYVAEQLSGGNTNCIDELLQTSDPFDLQYLYRFACGLNNTAGEKIIQFLQQKKESKKLSILCMLEQEDRTDRFLKSVSDLVSSELTFISKGDSKLLQRSTIQILDVASTNQIPISHLNLQWSFSGFDGEDIRLESGLCLSSLSSVEKISINAEETQEITEEEVIRLINYAIKSPIFKELWLYNYKLPLSIKPDIIPEESRSRNIKVISSRDAFYLDLTSGKWRKPDDIQTITEMCSDTLVIHRDTSDSVQSSVIKLLVEASNHDIPIYEYI, encoded by the exons CAACTTCGGCAGAAGGTACAGAATGCGCACTGACACaatatattgaaattggtaCAGTGGGACTCATTCCGTGTTCCTGTAATGGAAGCTCTTTCGCTCTTATATCTTGGTACAATGTTAACGAAGCAAAGAACATATTGTTACTCGATCATGGGGAGAAAAGTGGAGATGGCTACAAATCTGGAGAATTTGATATTTATCCTAACGGATCGTTACTTATAAATAACGTGACTGCGAGCCATGAATCTGTATTCCAAATATCAACGGCAATCTCCATTTCGGGTATAATATTTACGAATCTTATCTGTGTGCACACAACAG tGAAACCAGCTATAACCATTCCCGTCATCGAGGAGTGTTCGAACTCATACGGTACTACCTGTGTTAAGTCTACAGCCGATTCCGTTGAGGTAAACTGCTTTGTCAGAGATAGCCGTCCCGCAGTCAAATTGAGTTGGAAGATAAGAACGCATGATGGCGATCACATCATACCATCAAACTACAGGAATTTTACAACTGATAACGTAATATATACATCACATGTTTCAGCGTCGTTCTCTTTCGGGGAGTCATCTGTTTTAAGTCTTCTGGTCTGCCGAGCGAATAGTGTACCACTGAATCTGGTGGAAGAAGAAAACGTTGTTTTGATTGAAAAAGAGATGGATTACACTTCCTTGGCAACTCCCATtagtatatatttgaatatccatTCACCGATGAGTTTATCCTGTACAGACCTTGGATTACATTTAGTCGTTTGGAAGTGGTTACCTGAACAAGATGCTTTTGAAACTCTGTATGTTAGCATCTTTCAGAAAAGTAATCACACAAAAATCAGCAACAAGGAATACAAGCTAGAAGATGAGGGCAGTCTTTCTTTACAGAACACGTTGGTAGAACACGAAGGACTCTACGCGTGTGTTTACGATAACGGTGTCAGGGGTGGCATTGTGTTGTACGATGTGCTTGTGATGG TTGATCCAACTCCAGTTTTTCCCGTCATAGATGGATGTAATCACCAACAATATTGCGTCCTGGAGAAACAACCTCAGGACGTATTGACTTGTTCGGTGCTGGGAATAAGACCTAGAGTGGTTCTTGAATGGAGAGCCGTTCGAGAGGAAACAGCCATTGACTTTACACAACATCAATTTAAGGAGACACAGATGGGTGACTTGTATGATATATCTCTGACAGTTAATTTTGACTTTACTCAAACAACTCAAAATAAAGTTACCGTAGAGTGTCGCGCTGTAGGGGAGAATGCTGAACTATTCAGCCTTTCTACGAAGATTGATTTGCTCTTTCCAAATG tGCTTCCCACAGAACAGAGATCATACACCTCCACAATAACCATAATCGCCGTATTGGTGGTCACGATGATCATATTCATCGTAATCGCTGTGGTGATTGTATGCAGAATAAGAG cgaggaaaattaaaatgaaacgaATTAAGCCTGGTGATACAGAAAGTGAG GGTATCCCAATGATGAAAAATACCAATG ATTACTCGGAGAAAGCTGAGAGTTTCATTGAACatttaaaagcaaaatatgaaatattttataaatctgTTCAACCAATCCCCTACATTAAAGATAGGATGTATTGCGTGGACAAGGTATTTgttgagggcggtattgaataCATGACAGGTATATCTGAAGGAAAGGCACAGTGGGATAAATTGTCATCCTATCAAGAATTAGTCaaagagaaatgtttaaaaacaaagCGACAGATCGTTGAAGGTGATCCTGGCTACGGCAAGTCAACGTTGACTTTACAGTTACTTTATGACTGGTGCAATTCTCTCTACAAGTCCCCATTACGTGGAAAAGACGTTATAATATATTTACGTCTACGGCAGCTTGGAGGTGTTAAATCTTTATTCAGTGCGATTAGACAATTCATTCTACCGATGGATTCAGATATCAAAGAGGAAgatataaaagaaatattgaatcaAATGAATTCCGTGTTGGTTATACTTGATGGCTTCGATGAGTATCCCGATCGAGAAAGTACAGAAACATACATTTATCacatattaaagaaaaatatgtttcagAGATTTAACATCATTCTAACGACAAGACCATCTTGTGTACCAAAAGATTTTGCACCTTACTCAGATCATGTTCGGCTTACAGGATTTGGTGAAGAGGCGCGTAGAAAGTATGTTGAAAAGGCTGTTGTTGGAACAAATGGAAAAGCAGTGGATAGAATAATGAGGAAATTGGAGGAAAATCCCGTTCTTGGTGACCTTTGTCAGGTTCCTCTATTCTTTGTTATGTTTGCGCACATGACTTACGAAGACGAACTTATTTTAACATTCAATTCTGTAACTAGTTTTTTCCGGTATATGATATCTTGTTTTCACAGTCatttgaagaataaaatgaaagaccAAAATGTCACAAACTTTGAGTTATTGGAACATGACCACAAAGTACTACACAACATCGCTTTTGAAGCTTTGAGTGGAAAGGATCAGAAACTCGTTTGGAAACGTGAGCAACTTCGGAATCAGCTAGGACATGAGTTATACGACCAGTATCTTTGTATTGGTATATTCGTGGAAGAAGAAGTATTCAATATTGTGGATACGCCAAATACACAAAACCGCATTCAGTACAATACAGAGGTTCATTTTTATCACAAAACCTTTTGTGAGTGGTATGCAGCACATTACGTTGCAGAACAATTATCTGGTGGAAATACTAATTGTATCGACGAGCTTCTGCAAACTTCAGATCCTTTTGACCTTCAGTATTTGTACAGATTTGCGTGTGGACTTAACAACACTGCCGGGGAGAAAATTATCCAATTCCTGCAgcagaaaaaagaaagtaaaaagttGTCAATTCTGTGCATGCTAGAACAGGAAGACAGAACTGACAGATTTCTAAAATCAGTTTCTGATTTAGTTTCGTCTGAATTAACATTCATTAGTAAGGGAGATAGTAAACTACTACAGAGATCAACGATACAAATACTAGATGTTGCATCAACAAATCAG ATACCAATATCTCATCTAAACCTACAATGGTCCTTCAGTGGATTTGACGGTGAAGATATCAGACTTGAGTCCGGTCTTTGTTTATCAAGCCTATCATCAGTAGAGAAGATATCCATCAATGCAGAAGAGACGCAAGAAATTACAGAGGAAGAAGTGATCCGATTAATAAACTATGCAATAAAATCACCAATATTCAAAGAACTATG GCTTTACAACTATAAACTGCCGTTATCGATCAAGCCAGATATCATTCCAGAAGAATCAAGATCAAGGAATATCAAAG TTATATCATCACGTGACGCCTTTTATCTTGATTTAACATCTGGTAAATGGAGAAAG cCCGATGACATCCAGACTATTACAGAGATGTGTTCAGATACTTTGGTCATCCACAGAGACACCAGTGATTCTGTACAGAGTTCAGTCATAAAGCTCCTGGTGGAAGCATCCAATCATGAC attCCCATATACGAG
- the LOC139982926 gene encoding uncharacterized protein isoform X1 — MAILDTGLHLAFTIILALSSATSAEGTECALTQYIEIGTVGLIPCSCNGSSFALISWYNVNEAKNILLLDHGEKSGDGYKSGEFDIYPNGSLLINNVTASHESVFQISTAISISGIIFTNLICVHTTVKPAITIPVIEECSNSYGTTCVKSTADSVEVNCFVRDSRPAVKLSWKIRTHDGDHIIPSNYRNFTTDNVIYTSHVSASFSFGESSVLSLLVCRANSVPLNLVEEENVVLIEKEMDYTSLATPISIYLNIHSPMSLSCTDLGLHLVVWKWLPEQDAFETLYVSIFQKSNHTKISNKEYKLEDEGSLSLQNTLVEHEGLYACVYDNGVRGGIVLYDVLVMVDPTPVFPVIDGCNHQQYCVLEKQPQDVLTCSVLGIRPRVVLEWRAVREETAIDFTQHQFKETQMGDLYDISLTVNFDFTQTTQNKVTVECRAVGENAELFSLSTKIDLLFPNVLPTEQRSYTSTITIIAVLVVTMIIFIVIAVVIVCRIRARKIKMKRIKPGDTESEGIPMMKNTNDYSEKAESFIEHLKAKYEIFYKSVQPIPYIKDRMYCVDKVFVEGGIEYMTGISEGKAQWDKLSSYQELVKEKCLKTKRQIVEGDPGYGKSTLTLQLLYDWCNSLYKSPLRGKDVIIYLRLRQLGGVKSLFSAIRQFILPMDSDIKEEDIKEILNQMNSVLVILDGFDEYPDRESTETYIYHILKKNMFQRFNIILTTRPSCVPKDFAPYSDHVRLTGFGEEARRKYVEKAVVGTNGKAVDRIMRKLEENPVLGDLCQVPLFFVMFAHMTYEDELILTFNSVTSFFRYMISCFHSHLKNKMKDQNVTNFELLEHDHKVLHNIAFEALSGKDQKLVWKREQLRNQLGHELYDQYLCIGIFVEEEVFNIVDTPNTQNRIQYNTEVHFYHKTFCEWYAAHYVAEQLSGGNTNCIDELLQTSDPFDLQYLYRFACGLNNTAGEKIIQFLQQKKESKKLSILCMLEQEDRTDRFLKSVSDLVSSELTFISKGDSKLLQRSTIQILDVASTNQIPISHLNLQWSFSGFDGEDIRLESGLCLSSLSSVEKISINAEETQEITEEEVIRLINYAIKSPIFKELWLYNYKLPLSIKPDIIPEESRSRNIKVISSRDAFYLDLTSGKWRKPDDIQTITEMCSDTLVIHRDTSDSVQSSVIKLLVEASNHDIPIYEVSLDWSFSKIDEDGNIILSSGLSLPILTSIERMYIQTETGRELNKHDVNGILNYVQYSQRFKKLYIFDCLLPSSISIGPSLSALKYRGVEVFWIPDTSKWDQQYLLDQESGGWLKQ, encoded by the exons CAACTTCGGCAGAAGGTACAGAATGCGCACTGACACaatatattgaaattggtaCAGTGGGACTCATTCCGTGTTCCTGTAATGGAAGCTCTTTCGCTCTTATATCTTGGTACAATGTTAACGAAGCAAAGAACATATTGTTACTCGATCATGGGGAGAAAAGTGGAGATGGCTACAAATCTGGAGAATTTGATATTTATCCTAACGGATCGTTACTTATAAATAACGTGACTGCGAGCCATGAATCTGTATTCCAAATATCAACGGCAATCTCCATTTCGGGTATAATATTTACGAATCTTATCTGTGTGCACACAACAG tGAAACCAGCTATAACCATTCCCGTCATCGAGGAGTGTTCGAACTCATACGGTACTACCTGTGTTAAGTCTACAGCCGATTCCGTTGAGGTAAACTGCTTTGTCAGAGATAGCCGTCCCGCAGTCAAATTGAGTTGGAAGATAAGAACGCATGATGGCGATCACATCATACCATCAAACTACAGGAATTTTACAACTGATAACGTAATATATACATCACATGTTTCAGCGTCGTTCTCTTTCGGGGAGTCATCTGTTTTAAGTCTTCTGGTCTGCCGAGCGAATAGTGTACCACTGAATCTGGTGGAAGAAGAAAACGTTGTTTTGATTGAAAAAGAGATGGATTACACTTCCTTGGCAACTCCCATtagtatatatttgaatatccatTCACCGATGAGTTTATCCTGTACAGACCTTGGATTACATTTAGTCGTTTGGAAGTGGTTACCTGAACAAGATGCTTTTGAAACTCTGTATGTTAGCATCTTTCAGAAAAGTAATCACACAAAAATCAGCAACAAGGAATACAAGCTAGAAGATGAGGGCAGTCTTTCTTTACAGAACACGTTGGTAGAACACGAAGGACTCTACGCGTGTGTTTACGATAACGGTGTCAGGGGTGGCATTGTGTTGTACGATGTGCTTGTGATGG TTGATCCAACTCCAGTTTTTCCCGTCATAGATGGATGTAATCACCAACAATATTGCGTCCTGGAGAAACAACCTCAGGACGTATTGACTTGTTCGGTGCTGGGAATAAGACCTAGAGTGGTTCTTGAATGGAGAGCCGTTCGAGAGGAAACAGCCATTGACTTTACACAACATCAATTTAAGGAGACACAGATGGGTGACTTGTATGATATATCTCTGACAGTTAATTTTGACTTTACTCAAACAACTCAAAATAAAGTTACCGTAGAGTGTCGCGCTGTAGGGGAGAATGCTGAACTATTCAGCCTTTCTACGAAGATTGATTTGCTCTTTCCAAATG tGCTTCCCACAGAACAGAGATCATACACCTCCACAATAACCATAATCGCCGTATTGGTGGTCACGATGATCATATTCATCGTAATCGCTGTGGTGATTGTATGCAGAATAAGAG cgaggaaaattaaaatgaaacgaATTAAGCCTGGTGATACAGAAAGTGAG GGTATCCCAATGATGAAAAATACCAATG ATTACTCGGAGAAAGCTGAGAGTTTCATTGAACatttaaaagcaaaatatgaaatattttataaatctgTTCAACCAATCCCCTACATTAAAGATAGGATGTATTGCGTGGACAAGGTATTTgttgagggcggtattgaataCATGACAGGTATATCTGAAGGAAAGGCACAGTGGGATAAATTGTCATCCTATCAAGAATTAGTCaaagagaaatgtttaaaaacaaagCGACAGATCGTTGAAGGTGATCCTGGCTACGGCAAGTCAACGTTGACTTTACAGTTACTTTATGACTGGTGCAATTCTCTCTACAAGTCCCCATTACGTGGAAAAGACGTTATAATATATTTACGTCTACGGCAGCTTGGAGGTGTTAAATCTTTATTCAGTGCGATTAGACAATTCATTCTACCGATGGATTCAGATATCAAAGAGGAAgatataaaagaaatattgaatcaAATGAATTCCGTGTTGGTTATACTTGATGGCTTCGATGAGTATCCCGATCGAGAAAGTACAGAAACATACATTTATCacatattaaagaaaaatatgtttcagAGATTTAACATCATTCTAACGACAAGACCATCTTGTGTACCAAAAGATTTTGCACCTTACTCAGATCATGTTCGGCTTACAGGATTTGGTGAAGAGGCGCGTAGAAAGTATGTTGAAAAGGCTGTTGTTGGAACAAATGGAAAAGCAGTGGATAGAATAATGAGGAAATTGGAGGAAAATCCCGTTCTTGGTGACCTTTGTCAGGTTCCTCTATTCTTTGTTATGTTTGCGCACATGACTTACGAAGACGAACTTATTTTAACATTCAATTCTGTAACTAGTTTTTTCCGGTATATGATATCTTGTTTTCACAGTCatttgaagaataaaatgaaagaccAAAATGTCACAAACTTTGAGTTATTGGAACATGACCACAAAGTACTACACAACATCGCTTTTGAAGCTTTGAGTGGAAAGGATCAGAAACTCGTTTGGAAACGTGAGCAACTTCGGAATCAGCTAGGACATGAGTTATACGACCAGTATCTTTGTATTGGTATATTCGTGGAAGAAGAAGTATTCAATATTGTGGATACGCCAAATACACAAAACCGCATTCAGTACAATACAGAGGTTCATTTTTATCACAAAACCTTTTGTGAGTGGTATGCAGCACATTACGTTGCAGAACAATTATCTGGTGGAAATACTAATTGTATCGACGAGCTTCTGCAAACTTCAGATCCTTTTGACCTTCAGTATTTGTACAGATTTGCGTGTGGACTTAACAACACTGCCGGGGAGAAAATTATCCAATTCCTGCAgcagaaaaaagaaagtaaaaagttGTCAATTCTGTGCATGCTAGAACAGGAAGACAGAACTGACAGATTTCTAAAATCAGTTTCTGATTTAGTTTCGTCTGAATTAACATTCATTAGTAAGGGAGATAGTAAACTACTACAGAGATCAACGATACAAATACTAGATGTTGCATCAACAAATCAG ATACCAATATCTCATCTAAACCTACAATGGTCCTTCAGTGGATTTGACGGTGAAGATATCAGACTTGAGTCCGGTCTTTGTTTATCAAGCCTATCATCAGTAGAGAAGATATCCATCAATGCAGAAGAGACGCAAGAAATTACAGAGGAAGAAGTGATCCGATTAATAAACTATGCAATAAAATCACCAATATTCAAAGAACTATG GCTTTACAACTATAAACTGCCGTTATCGATCAAGCCAGATATCATTCCAGAAGAATCAAGATCAAGGAATATCAAAG TTATATCATCACGTGACGCCTTTTATCTTGATTTAACATCTGGTAAATGGAGAAAG cCCGATGACATCCAGACTATTACAGAGATGTGTTCAGATACTTTGGTCATCCACAGAGACACCAGTGATTCTGTACAGAGTTCAGTCATAAAGCTCCTGGTGGAAGCATCCAATCATGAC attCCCATATACGAGGTGAGTCTAGACTGGTCCTTTAGTAAGATTGATGAAGATGGGAACATTATCCTctcctctggtctctctctaccaatccTAACATCAATAGAGAGGATGTACATACAGACAGAGACTGGGAGAGAATTGAATAAACATGAcgttaatggaatattaaactatgtGCAATACTCTCAAAGATTCAAGAAACTTTA